A window of Gouania willdenowi chromosome 12, fGouWil2.1, whole genome shotgun sequence contains these coding sequences:
- the st6galnac4 gene encoding alpha-N-acetyl-neuraminyl-2,3-beta-galactosyl-1,3-N-acetyl-galactosaminide alpha-2,6-sialyltransferase translates to MRIRMIKWLFFFSLSLTLFWFSHVITQDSLSLAEHSRVLQNYQRIGNGSVEQRFLSLHCNQCALVSSSGQMLGAGAGEEIDQIECVIRMNNAPTKGFEKDVGSSSSVRVVAHTSVSILMKNEKDHFQDSPETTYVFWGPERNMRQDGKARVFNNIQKLANKYPHMGIYVFTSDKVKYCDGVFQKETGKDRKKSGAYLSTGFFSMILAREMCDSIIVYGMIDDGYCSRRDRSNIPYHYYEKYKLHECAMYRSHERFKRGGHRFITEKSIFARWAKQHQIVFKHPSWNL, encoded by the exons ATGAGAATTCGG aTGATCAAGTGGCTTTTTTTCTTCAGCCTGAGCCTCACCTTGTTTTGGTTTAGTCATGTGATCACACAAGATAGTTTGTCACTTGCAGAGCACAGCAGGGTTCTACAGAACTACCAGAGGATCGGTAATGGCAGCGTGGAGCAG AGGTTCCTGAGCCTCCACTGTAACCAGTGTGCACTGGTCTCCAGTTCAGGTCAGATGCTGGGAGCTGGAGCTGGAGAAGAAATAGATCAAATAGAGTGTGTGATCCGCATGAACAACGCACCCACAAAAGGTTTCGAGAAAGATGTGGGAAGCAGCTCCAGTGTCCGAGTGGTTGCTCACACCAGTGTTTCCATCCTGATGAAAAACGAGAAGGACCATTTTCAGGATTCTCCAGAGACCACCTATGTGTTCTGGGGTCCTGAGAGGAACATGAGGCAGGACGGGAAAGCTCGCGTCTTTAACAACATCCAAAAACTGGCCAATAAGTATCCACATATGGGAATCTATGTTTTTACCAGTGACAAAGTTAAATACTGTGACGGTGTGTTTCAAAAAGAAACAGGAAAAGACAG GAAAAAATCAGGTGCATATCTCAGCACTGGATTCTTCTCTATGATCCTGGCTCGAGAAATGTGCGACAGCATCATTGTTTACGGAATGATCGACGATGGCTACTGCAG TCGTAGAGATCGTAGCAACATACCGTATCATTACTACGAGAAATACAAACTACATGAGTGCGCGATGTACAGAAGTCACGAACGCTTCAAACGTGGAGGACATCGATTCATCACAGAGAAATCAATCTTCGCCAGATGGGCCAAACAACACCAGATCGTCTTCAAACACCCGTCATGGAACCTCTAA